TAAACAATTTAAGGGAGATAAGGCAACTGTTACGAGATGCATCTTTAGAAGAAAGTCGTAAACGGGAACTGTCATCAGCACTTCATGTGTATTTCAAGGACTGGCTATATGGTAGCACTTTTTTTTTTCCTCTCGTTCTTAACTGTGTTTAATTCTAACTCCTTTCACATCTATAAGGAATACTCTATCTTCGCATTTTagccttttttttttgtatgtcCTTGAAATTTGGACTTGTTCTGGAACAACCTTTCTGTTTCTCTTTGGTGCCTGTTATGTGGAGTCTCCTACAATGTATCGTGGTACCCGTTTCTCTAGTAAATGTTTTATGAAGCCTCTGACTGAGATCAACTATTGAATTCTATGTTGAGTTTCATTCAACAGGGGTACCATGCAGTAatctcttatttatttatttattaatattgcaTTCACCTGTGGGATGGAATTGTTTAACGTCTCAGATAACTCATGATCTCTTTGAAGTCTTAATCAACCAACCCTTTTTATTTTCCGTCTTTTAtgatatcatttatttatttaatggtCTCTGTTTCATCATTATCCAGTAGCTAGCTGTGCAGATTGATCATAGAGTCACCTTGCTATGTTCCCTTAATCAAGCATATGTTCTCCATGTTTGAGTCATAGAATACCATAAATTTcagatattttatattttacactGATATTTTTTCTCAATGCTAACTCACGATGCTAAGAATTTGTTTTCTGTTGTGGCAGCCTCTGGGAATATTCGTCAGCTTTACTATTTACAAGGAGATTGATCTTTAAATGAGACGCATTTGGCACACAGTTAAAGATGGTACAGGACCAATGTTTCTGATTTCCTTTTTGAATCTCTTTATTTTCTCTTGCCAATTCTATTGGCTCCCTAGGTAGCCGAGATCAGATGACGTAAATTAGAATGCCCACCTATTTATGCCTTGAGATCACCGGTGCACAGAATGGAAAATACAGTTGCTAATCtgattgtaatattttttttatgttgtgaaAATAATTTATTGTAATATTTTGTTAGCCTAAATTAACGGCCTTTTGTGAAAATTTCCACATGCCAAAATCTAGTAGTGTAGTATTAAATGTCTTCCAACTTGAGTTTCTTCATTCAATTGAACCTTTCCGGAATTTCTGTTTCGTGTATAAATCCACTGTGTCTGATCATTAACATGGTTTTTTTTCTCACAAGAAGTGAGTATTGGTTGGGGATATATATAGCTTTAGGACAATTCATTGCCAATTTTTTCTGTATTTTTCTTCTCTAATTACTAAAGTCCTCGTCTTTCCTTTATGTTTTTATGTTGAGGTGGAGACTGAGGCAAATAGTGGTAAGAATTGTGTAATAGTGAGATCGGACCGACATCATGTTTGTTTGAGCTTTTTGTGATAAGTTGTTCACGTAATTGACGGATAATTCTGTGTTTGGCTTGAGTGAGTCACTAGTCAAACCCAATATATATACTATGGAAAATGCTTAATCTTACTAAATATATTGGCAAGAAAGTGAAGAATGCTCATGTGTAAGCAAAATAGATGAATATTCtctcttatttttctttcttcctatattttctctaAATAAATTATCATAAAAAACAGTTATAATACCACCACCCCATGATCCAGTATAAATAGGAGTTGTATTATTGACCCACCAATTAagcattcttgcatttcttgaaATTGAACTTTCGTACTATTTAACATTACTCATATACTATATGACCGCAAATTGACTTGCTatattaagggtgtgtttggattggcggtggacagaattgattctagtagaattgagtttggtagaattgattctagcagaattgagtttaacagaattgatttatgtttggatacatttttgtaaaagtgagttgaataataaattacagtgtaaaaatcatccagaatcaattctggaggtagaagctacaaattctagcttcaagtaaaatcaattctggagacagaatcaattatacttttgtcaaaccaaacatcttaaaatcacccagaattgattctacacctctagaattgcttttggccttttcaaaagccaaaccaaacatgcactaaaACTCTTTTGCAAGCAGTAGCTGATGCCTTATgacttaataaataataaatattgtatGACAACAGTTATTATCCCgtgtttataatttatttttaagtagtttataatttttcttataaCTTTATTCAAGTAGtttatagtttattattttttttctttgaatttgacCACTGTTATTTGAAAAAGTTACTTTAACAAGTTTTCCTAAACACTAAATCTGTTTAATTGGTTTATTTGTTGCAGCTAACTCATTAGTCATCCATAAATTTTTAATTAGAAAAACTTAACCTGACACTTGATCGCAAATTTAATAACATGGGACATGGCATAGTTTTAGTCCTACTATAGTAGATTCATCCAGACATTACTGACATCTTAAACAGTGGAAATAAATCCAGACattactttaattaatttttttttttgaaaatctgcTTTGCTCAATGGAAATTAATAACATGGGACATGGCATACCATATTGTCCTAGCAACCAACCTACTATGTAGTTACTGACATCTTAAACAGTGGAAATAAATCCAGACATtgctttaattaatatatattttttgaaaatctgCTTTGCTCAATGGAAATTAAATTACTATCGCAGTGAAACAATCGAGTTTTGATCATTATCCCTTCCATCACCTCATTTACATCACATGTTTTATCTTGCTCAGTTCTAATCTCACATTTCTAAATTATGCAACATGCATTATGTGAGGGGAAACCAAACTAATCAATACAATTTTGAGTCTTAGCCTCCAGGAACCAGTTGGATCAGCTTCTCTGCTTGATCAGGAAAGAAGGTGATGAATAAATATGCACCTGAAAATTTCATAAAACAAAGAATGatcaatacatgcatcaataaATTGCTACAAAAAGTTATTGAAATACTCACAAATAAGAACAGTTCCCAACACAGCTGAAATTTTTCCTTGGATTTGCACCAAGCCAGCTTTGCCAGCATTCTGCAACTCGGTCGAACCAACCGATTCAAATGTCCCTGCAGAATGGATACATTTTAATTCTTATTCTTAAAGATAACATCAAATTAAGAATAGAATAAAATCAACGATTATTTAAACCTGGTTTCACAGTTTGAAGTCCAGATGATATGCATGCTATATTTTGGTAACCAGCTTCCTCTAACTTATTTGCTGCTGCAGCAGACCttcacaaagaaaaaaaaaattcaatctaCAATTCTTCTATTAGGGTATAATGAATCTCAAGGCAAGTACAATACTAATTCAAGTTATGCATATTCTTATGACTTTTACCCTTCTTGTGCAAACTCTAAATATTTGGTCATATTTCATAGCAGACCTTAAAGTTCAACAAGTGTTTATATATAGATATACTTAAAGatcattataaaaattataaagcaTAACCAAACTAAATAGGGTAATTAGCAATCTAATAGGGTGAGAAATCATAAACTAACCTCAACCCTTCCTGACATACAACCAATAGTTTACTTTCAGGCGATATCTGACTTTTCACCGATTTTACAAAATCAGGATTTGGTCTAGTGAATGGTATCCCAAAGAACAACCCAGAAAAATTATTATGGACAGTCCTTAACAAGAATGTACCTAAAGAAAATAAACACAATGAAGTATTAAAAAAACAAGAGAAACAATGTTTTATAGTCCTTGAAATTGTAGAAAAATTCATACCAGGATCATTGTCTGTATTTTCAACAAAAAGAGGGACATGATAACATGTTTTAAGATGAGCTCTCTCAAACTGTGTTTTGTCCCTAACATCAAGAACATTAAACCCCTTTACTGCTACAAGCTCCTTAGCTTTATCAGCTGTTACAAATTCCACTTCTGCTTTTATTGTAAAGTTTCTTCTCATTTGACATTGAGCTAGTTTTTTCCCTGCTAGGGTTCTTGTATTGTGAGTTTTTAATACCAAACAACATTTCCCTAAATTGCTGAAAACACAACCTTAATCACTCACAATCACATTCAAAACAACATTAACAACATAAATTTTAATGTTAATATTCTATCAAACGAATATGTTATGGAAAAATAAAAGTTGAGAAGAGGAGTTACCAGGAGGTGTAGAAAGCAGTTCCTGCCATTGTTAGAATGTGTATTTGTCATTCTTATCTCTTCTATGAATTAGGCTTTCAAAACTTCACATAGTTTAGCCAAGAGTTTCATTTAGTGGGCCATGAAATTTGAGATCAGCAATGGATTTATGCCACGTGGCAATACGAAGGGGATATATTAGCTCTTAGATAACATAACCGCTTCATGGATAAATTGTTCGGTGTTGCCGCTCTATGTTAGTGCATCTTTTGATACCCCACCTTGCAATCTATATGAACGTttcacataatttttttatacaaaatataaataaaagaaagaaaaaaaaaatacttttgtaaatatataaataagggtcatgctaagggcacatgttaagagttAAATGtagaatttttttctaaaaaattgtgcattattttcataaaaaatttataattaatatgttgattacgttttccaatacaaatttactatatttaAGTTTCATAACATGTGcctttggggcacatgttagctttatcctataaataaaagagagaaaaacGGTTCCGTTGCAAAATTAGAATTAATTGGTGAATCGGTGCTTGTCATGAACAACGGTGGGTCAGAGCTTCTAGTGCGGTGAAAGAGAGGCTGACCTACAAGGTTAGCACTCTGATGCTCAAATCAGTATGTGAAAGAGAAAAGTGaatgaaaattgaatttgaaactgTATATCTGAAACTGACAAGCTTTCTTTTCATATAATGGAGAGGTTATAACAACCCGCTATTTGTTAGGCGTGTAATACAGAGAGCAGTTGGATTGCCATATTCCTCCGTAGGATAATTCTCCTAAGTTACGGACGTTCTAGAAGAATTGTAACTCCTTCTGAGTGGTCGGCCGATGACTATTACAGTCGGTCTAAAACATTTGCCCCACAAGCCCTTGTTTCTGTATGGCATTGCAAGGGTTTGTTGTATCTTCCTCGTGCGTCGACTATTCTTTTCGGACGCTCTGGAGGTCAAGAGAAGACGTTACCACTTTTTGGGAATTCACTCCTTTAATTCCATTTGCTTAAAAAAGTCTTTTTAGAAATACCCTCGTAATGACTCTTGGGAACTGGAACATTTTAGTGTTGCATGCAAGTGAATTGAAGCGTTGACAGGGTCTATCATGCTATCACATGATTTTCGAAGAGTCAATTTCTCATTTCTTTGAGGTGTCTCTcatgttttgttgttattttctttcctttgatATTCCCTTTTCTCGTACTTGGAGAAAATCGTATCCATATTGAGTCAAGAGTTAAAAGAAGATGTTCGCGCTTCATGGGCACATTTTGGTTACTCTTCGATCATTTCTATCTTTGCTTAAGAGGGTAGTCTTGATATAGTTGACGTAGCCTATTTGTTAAATACATATCCTACAAAAAAGCTTGAGAAGATAACACCCGAAAAGGTATGGCCTGGATTCAGGGAAGGATGATGATTTGAGTAGTCAAGTCTAGGAAGGACCTTAACATGTGCTTCAGGGAATTGCACTCTCTATATCTAATTGCTGAAAACTCGATCTAGCTTTTCATAGACTCACATTCTCCAATGGAAAATTGGTCCTCGCCAAGTGTACTTGTACCTTGCTGAGTCAATGTCCATAATAACGCAAGCATTCACTCTCTCTTGAAACAAGTCACATCTCCTACTAAAGGCTGGCACCCCCCTTATTTTTTCCTCTATCTTCAAAATACCATTGAGATCTTCCCTTATCATCCAAACTTTGTCTGTAGTATTCACtaattctttaatttctttccaTAAATCCTTTTTTGTTTTCCATCCTGTTCCGAACCAGCACCAAATATGGATGTAGTCACAGAAGCTACGGTGATGGAGAGCTTTCGATGTGATGGAGCAAGGGGTGTATCTCCAAGATTAGCACTACAATGCTTAAGTTAGTATATGAGTGAGTGAGAGAGTTTATTCAAATTGTGTTCAGAAATTATTACCTGAAATGGTGCCATCCGCATATATAAAGGAGTTGAATAACTAACTCGCTAACAAACCAACATGAGATGCGGAAGACCATTGGATATGTTAGAGGGGTGAATCTTCTACTTCTAAATCACTGAAGGTTCAATAACAAGAGGAACATTTCAGAATCCTTAGCGTTCGCTTGAGATGGATCCAAAGTGTTACGCTTGGAGGTGGGTGGACTAGAAATGAGACCTGTTTGGATCGGATAAATCTGGGAAGTTCTTTCCTTGGCGGTAGTGGGATCTCTGAAGGTGGGGCCTAGTCCTTGAGTATATGGTCAATCTAGAACACACCCCTTAGCAATACCTCCCGCAAAACCTCTTGTAACACTAAAAGCAAACATAGAAAAACCCAAACAAGCGAAAGATTTGTTAAGTTTACCTAGATCCGATATGGTTTCCTTGATGACTAAAATGTGATACTTCTTCTCTTCTATGTAGATATTACAAACACGAAAGAAAGCTTTATTCCTCGCTCCTATACAATTCCAGAACATAATTTTATGTTGTTCAAAATCCATAAAACTATTACAAATCTTCGGTGACCCTTGTCTACAACTTGGTGTTTCTGCCACCATCTCCAAATTAGATTCTTCTTCATCCGCTTCCTCTCTTCTACCATGCACCTTACTGAACGTCAGAGATTTTTGCATAGGAGATTGCTCTAAAATGTATTCAATGTGTGTAGAATTAGGGTGTGGATAATGAGGATCAATCCCAGTTGAACCTTGGGCTCTAAGCCCTTTTGGACCCAATTGTTCCAGATTATTCCTTTGAGAATGAAACGCTCAACTGTATTAAACTTTGTCAGCCACTTGTCCAGCTTCAATGTTGAGCCCACTTCTTTATCCTCCATTATTTTCTCCAAATTTAGCATAGTTTTGTAACATGTAatccttttttccttttctttgataATGCCATGTGACGCTATATTCAAACTTTTTGCagtaattttctcttttttcttcctttttgtcACCTCAATATCTTTTGCCACATGATGTTTTCCCATTGATTCTTTTTGTGTCCTCATGTTTTTCTTTCCATAAACGTTGCTATCtacatgaatatttatttatgtctCATCATCTTTTGTCCTACATGTTGAATTGCAGATTCTTTTCTTTGTCCTCCTTATTTCCTTCTTCAATTAGCGTCATGAACCTAGAGCCCATATTATTAGTCTATACATTCACCAGACCACTGTTTCATTTCCAAATTTAAACCTTCCTATCCGCCTCCTGCTTGCATTTCCTTGTTCTCTTTGTTTTTTGTACAATGGTCCACGATCATTTCCTTGTTTCCTGGTTCTTGATCCTATGATCTCCATTCATGCTTGTTCCTGAAGTATTTTCTCCCCTATTCCCACTTTCCTCATCCTTTTTTCTTGAGCAATCTTTTGCGTAATGCCCAAATCTACCACAACTAAGATATAACATGTGGAGTCCTTCATACTCCATTTTATAGTGCCTACCTTAATGGAAAACATTCCAAGAAGCGATTTGGTTAGAACAATCAGGATGCATAATCTAACATATTTTCCTTTCTTGATATTGTATTCTTATCCACATTGACATATTTTTCTATCATGTTTCCGATGAACATGAGAACACGCTGATCATAATATTTGATTGGAAGTACATAGATCCTAACCCAAACTGCTAGTTGTTCCACTGCATCACTTGATGGAAGAAAATTGGGGCTCCATTTACGAACGGTAAGGAAGTGATCGTATATTAACCACGACCCTTCCATTAGCGCAAATGCCTGACCCTCTTTACTTGTAAAAGTGACTAAGTAATAATCATGTCCAAGATCAACGATGTTTAGAATGCCTCTTCTTGTCCATATTTGATCCAAAACCTTGTAGCCTATTCTTCTTCCCAGCATTTTGATGACGACTCTCCTTTCTCCCACAATTTTGCAATATGTCGTTCCTCCAAAACGGACAACACAAACTGTTAGAAAaaatggtatgataatcctggatatcttcaagaatcgtgtttgttcactttccgaacaaagtatttcgaccttATTCTTgtcgggttcacgaaatctttgcggggataattcttgaagaacaatctgtttctgacaatagagagcagatcagaatgtagagaggaagtatgtaatttcgtgtcccaaatcgagaccaaaagactccttatataggagaccaataatagaaacgaacagacacaccttttcggaaaaacagttatgtctgttggaaacgggtgcaactattcaaacgaattgttatgtccgttgggaaagggtgcaactattcaaaaggAAATTTTGCTcggggcgctgccccttggaccccggcttggaccccgacggggcgctgccccgcaccccgccagaggctccgccccttggaaccccgtttctattattcgtattcaattgcacgtttggctctacgagcgtgcactccgcactacccctaactcgtttcaagcttaacgcataattgcatcggcctacagtaaatcacattactaccaaaatacattgatgatactaaaatcaccaacacaaaCTCTTGGCATTCATAATCCCCAAGTTTATGTTCCTTAATTCTTATGCCTTCTTCGTCGATCTCTTCCTCCTCCATAATCTCCCCATCCCGTGAGTGATTTTTAGAATCTCGTTGTTCTTTCCAAATGTTTCCTCCGTCACCATATTCTTGTACGATATCTTCCCATAGAGACTTTCTTCACCCGGTTCTCGATTCCCTATATTTTCATTCACCACCATCGGTTAAGACTAAAGAGTATCGATAGAAACCATCACCCCATCCTCGTCCTGAGTCTCAAGATTCGCATAAACAAACCCTTACATTGGTTGACTCATACACAACCCTACCAGAACGCAACTACAAAATTATACTTCATTAATGGCATATAGAAGATaagtttatataattgaaatgagagagaataataaatatttaaggatataataggaaaaatagcattaattagtcattggaattgtaaagcgacttatattaaaatacaaaatatttttccaaaacgacttataataaaaaacggagagaGTAATATTTTTATGAGAAATACTAACCGGTGCCCTTGGGACActatttaagtgattaaagttgtaaattgttttaaaaatgtgTGTACTCAatgcattggaaattgaaatactgaattttataaaaaatattttcttttatttagtatgcttaaagagtgtCATGAAAACACTCGTTAGCAAGAcccatattttatttataaagaatctATATTAAATCTcacaatttaatttaaatattaatattttattcttatttaattttattataatttaaaatattaatttatgtaCTTAtcgctaataataataataataataataataataataataataataataataataataataataataataataataataataataatataaaatagaattaattaataaattaaaatgaatctGATTTTTTATGACAATAACTGAAAATGGAGTCTAAAAATAATGGCAAAGAGAACGTCGAAAAATACTCCTTTGAATGAAGATACACGCAGGTAAAAAACTCCCTTGGAGTTGGCCTTAACGTTACTTGTTtgtatcaatattttaaaaaatagatcaATGATAAGCAAGACCTCTGAGTCAGTTTAATTAGTTCAAACACAATTAAACCAAATGACTAAtgctaatatttattaaaaacaacatgGCTGAACCCCATAGCTCAAACAATTCAATCTGATTCAAATATCTTATGGTAACAAAATAGATTTAGTATGTAGGACCAAGGGAATTTCAGTGTGGTTATAGCTTATCTCTTAGAAACAAAATACATAGTACATTTATTCAAATTTAACCGGTTCGGCAACAACTAACAAAAGAAAATATGGAATGACATCGGAGCATGTAATTCCAACTCCACAAACAACCGGCTAAACAAAGAGTGATTCACTCTCTCCAATCAACAAGAAATGTCTTTGGTCATAAAGGTGCATGAATTAAAAATTATGCATCGTTACTGGGTCTTTTCTTTGTGGTTAATGCAGCATACTCCCTCCCCTCATCATGTTTTAATGTCTGCCCTCCAAAATCAAGGACTGCAGATGTGAATGCCAATGCTGTTCCCGCAGAAATTGCGGTTGAGATGCTCCTTCCTACAGTATAATCAACAGCACGCAAAGCTTGTTAAAAAGCAATGAGATCTAACGCAATAAACTCATTCCACCACATAGAGCAGTCCATTACTGTTGCATTGACTGAATTCAATGTATATGATAGAATATAGTATTTCACAAAAGTATTATGGAAATAACTCTGGGAGCAAACTCCCAATTACAGAATACTGAAGCAATGAAATATAGGGAACTGATAGAAATAAGAATACAGAGAAAACAAACGCTCTCTCGATACCCTCCGCCCAATGGATTCCTCCCCTACTCCCCACACTATCTATCCTTCATAATCATGTTACCTTGCATGATCCCAGCCTCTCCATCACTCATCCCTTTAAAACATCCATTTTTTGTGTAACATCCCTCCAATTCTCTAACTGAGTTTCTATCCCCATTTCTGTTTCTATACCATCTCTTCCAGACATGTATTGGTATTTGGTAGCCCGTTTGTTACGGACCAATCAGTCCAACAGAAATATATTTAATAGTTGGGATTGGGAACATTGTTGTTAAGAACGTGAGTTAGATAATAGGATCAGACAATTTTATGTTCTTACGACCATTAGGCAAACTAACTCACATGTAAAATCAGATTCTGGTGGGGCAGCTTGAAAGATTGTGAGACAAGTTCCATTTTTCTTGGTAAAATTTGCTACTTGATTACTGAAACCTGTCTTTTAACACTTTCTTACCCTAGAAATTACTCATTCTCACGCAAGACACTGGTATGCTCAATCTCTATGAGCTGTCTCTCCCCCTCATCAACTACTTCTCCGCCTCTCAGCCTCTCTACAGTTGCTTTGTAGTCATCTCTCCTAAGAAGCTCTCCGCTTTGTTTTTTCTCAGCTTGGATTATCTGAAGTACCTCCCTAGTTGTGCATTATCATCGCTTCAGATGGGCTGCGATTGTTGGTAGTAGGTAAGGGGTGGTAGGGGTCAATGCTAATTGTGATTCATGGAACTTTTGATTATGAAATTCCAGTTTTAAGTTAGCTTTAATATTGTCATTTATAGTATTTGTTCATGTTTGGTATATATTTACATAAAGGAGCATATCGAGTGAGAGGAGTTTTAATAATGAGATGATGAACAAATAAGAACCATTAGATTGAATAAACATGTGATTAAATGATTCAGAACCTCCTCTCTTTCTTGCACACTACTGTTCCTCTCTTCTCCAATGTTTTTATTTATGGATCAATGTCTCATTTAAGTGCAGTAGTTGACCTGTCCGTAATTtcattttgatatttgattttgatCAAAAGAAGTAggggttgattttcataaaataaaaataggagtTTATTAGAGGTTggttttcattaaaaataaaaaaggtgtTGATTGACCTTAAGCAAAATAGTAGAAGATCTTTTTTTCCAGAGAAAGCTCTGTTGGAAGAAATAGCTGCCATCAGATTTAGCAGTTTGTTTCAACTTTCAAGTTGAAAAAATCGCTTCCACTAGTTAAAAGATTTGACTGTGCAATCGGTTTCAAGATACCACATGTAGTTTCCGAAGATATCAAATTGGAGATACTAAACTATAGAAGAATGGaagttttgaaattttggaaaaaaGTAAAAAcagacatgtggaagataaagggGCTAAACAGTCATGTGTATTCTTTAATGAATCATTTAATCACAGCTATGTATTTGATCTAGTGGCTGTTGTTTGTTCCTCTCATTTCTTATAATCACAATTCCTGTTACTAGATATGCCCCtatatatttaatacaattatAGTTTAATATAATTTCTCAGTTTGGTAGAATCTTATGATTCTAGTTACAATCCTATGCTTTACGATCATACTACCCCCCTCACAATCCTAAGTAAGATCTCGATCTTGACAACCTTGGTTGAGAATCCTAATTATCTAACTAGTTAACTACCTAACAGCTGTAACAGGCAACATAGCAAACTCAGCATTAGTTTGAAAACAGACTCCAGCAACCATCATACAAGTGTTAATCTAATAAACATCGATAGCACCAGCAGTCATTTAGCACAATGAGATAATCATGTCAAAAAGAAGCAAAAACCCGACATATAATTGTCCTAATTTCCAAAATGAACTAGATAAAGTCCTTCATCATATGATGCTTACCCCCTAGCATTTCCGAATTAAATTATCGAAAAAAAATACAAGGCACACCGTTGTCCACAAAAAGTATTCACTCTGCTTAATGACAGTAGCAATATTTCAATATCTATATCTCAAAATATGAAATTTTTTGGATAATTATTAACGAAAGAGATACCTCTGTAACCGAGAATAGATGCACCAGCAACAAAGCCACCAACAGCACCATTTACAAGATCCCTCTTCCCCCTGTAGTTCTGCACCAACTGTTCGACACCAATGTAGACTCCTCCTATGGCAGCAAAGGTTGCTCCATAGCCGCCCATCATCTTGAAAGTTCTTAACAACCCAGGAAGAGCAACACTTCTCTCGACACGAGGAACGTCATACCAGGTGGCAACAACAGTGCCCCAGATAGTGCCAGCAACTAAACCAGTAGTTGCACCCTTAAAAGTTTTCATGAGTGATGAATCCTCATCCTCCAAGTACCTACGTTCTGCTGGGTCCATTATTATCTCTGCACACCAACAAAAAGAGATTAGTCAAAAAGATCCAACCACTATTACTGAACAATGCTTCATTTTCTTTGGTTTTTAATTGGaaaaaaacaattgattaaaaaaaatgcacGATTTGATAATCTTTTTGCTGAATTTAGGAGATAGCATAAAccgaattgaaaaaaaaaaagattggaATTCGTCAAAGGGAGAATAGAAAATGATAATGATGTTGATAAAGAATTCAGATCGAAGAGCATATTTGAAAGGGGAATCAGAATGAAAACCCTAAAAAGATGCATAGAGAAGCGTACCTGAGAGAAATGATAGGGTTAGGGAAAAGGGAAGCGTACCTGAGAGAAATTGAGTTGGGATTAATAAGCTACTCCGAATTCTGTCTCAGCTGCCTCCACACTTCGCAGCGTTGCGTTTTTTGCCGATACTACTCAACTCACGATTTGcttcaaactttttttttcctCTTACTCCAAAATTTTATGATGGTAAAtcagtatttttattttattttattgtctttCAAATTGTAAAATTGGGTTGCAAATTAATAAATTGATctcttaaaaataactttttttttcactcaaaattaaagaataataatgtaattattttattaaaatattttaataaacgaAATGAATAAAAGGGTTatatatttgtcaaaataaaaaaaaataaaaagtttatgtT
The Vicia villosa cultivar HV-30 ecotype Madison, WI linkage group LG6, Vvil1.0, whole genome shotgun sequence genome window above contains:
- the LOC131610401 gene encoding outer envelope pore protein 16-3, chloroplastic/mitochondrial-like, giving the protein MDPAERRYLEDEDSSLMKTFKGATTGLVAGTIWGTVVATWYDVPRVERSVALPGLLRTFKMMGGYGATFAAIGGVYIGVEQLVQNYRGKRDLVNGAVGGFVAGASILGYRGRSISTAISAGTALAFTSAVLDFGGQTLKHDEGREYAALTTKKRPSNDA
- the LOC131610400 gene encoding rhodanese-like domain-containing protein 9, chloroplastic, with translation MAGTAFYTSCNLGKCCLVLKTHNTRTLAGKKLAQCQMRRNFTIKAEVEFVTADKAKELVAVKGFNVLDVRDKTQFERAHLKTCYHVPLFVENTDNDPGTFLLRTVHNNFSGLFFGIPFTRPNPDFVKSVKSQISPESKLLVVCQEGLRSAAAANKLEEAGYQNIACISSGLQTVKPGTFESVGSTELQNAGKAGLVQIQGKISAVLGTVLICAYLFITFFPDQAEKLIQLVPGG